One Paramisgurnus dabryanus chromosome 9, PD_genome_1.1, whole genome shotgun sequence DNA segment encodes these proteins:
- the LOC135769436 gene encoding extracellular calcium-sensing receptor-like, which translates to MGDPKDPLLSMDGDVTIGAVFPVHSKERLPSFEFTQKPELLSCSSVSYRDFRFSQAMIYTIEEINRNKSLLPNVSIGYKIYDSCASRLSAMSAIMAVMNGREFAAADRCNGQPPIHAIIGETESATTVILSRTTGPFKIPVISPSSGCECLSNRKDFPSFFRTTSSDYYQGKALALLVKHLGWTWVGAVKSDNDYGNYGMDNFLNAAKKEEICVEYTVKFYRTESEKLQKAVQIIKQGTAKVIVAFVSMFEMGLLIDQLSIQNITGLQMIGVVGWISSKTLITPNSFRVMGGSLGFTVRKIQIEGFLDYVIKAFWETTLPCSQRDDVSSKVLLNCSKYQDLLMLRNYNEDVPEERYLSNVYKAVYAVAYALHSLLKCKEQEGCEKALTLQPQQVVEALKKVNFTVKFGDHVWFDSTGGVVAHYEVVNWQQASDGSLQFKPVGYYDASLPPDQRFVLNTENIIWAGGQREKPRSVCSESCPPGTRKAAQKGRPVCCYDCITCADGEISNETDSNNCQQCPEEYWSNTENTECVLKAVEFLSFTEVMGIVLVFFSLFGVGITLLVAILFYSKKDTPIVKANNSELSFLLLFSLILCFLCSLTFIGRPTEWSCMLRHTAFGITFVLCISCVLGKTIVVLMAFKATLPGSNVMKWFGPAQQRLSVLAFTFVQVLICVLWLTISPPFPYKNMRYFKEKIILECNLGSTIGFSAVLGYIGLLALLCFILAFLARTLPDNFNEAKFITFSMLIFCAVWITFIPSYVSSPGKFTVAVEIFAILASSFSLLFCIFFPKCYIILFKPEQNTKQHLMGKTQTK; encoded by the exons ATGGGAGACCCTAAAGACCCCCTGCTGTCCATGGATGGAGACGTAACTATTGGTGCAGTTTTTCCAGTCCACAGTAAAGAAAGATTACCTTCATTTGAGTTCACTCAAAAACCTGAGCTTCTGTCATGCTCCAG tgtgagtTATAGAGATTTCAGGTTTTCTCAAGCCATGATTTATACAATTGAGGAGATTAACAGAAATAAGAGTTTGCTTCCAAATGTTTCTATAGGATACAAAATATATGATAGTTGTGCTTCAAGACTGTCTGCTATGAGTGCAATCATGGCAGTGATGAATGGTCGGGAGTTTGCAGCAGCGGACAGATGCAATGGACAGCCTCCTATTCATGCTATTATAGGGGAAACTGAGTCTGCCACTACAGTGATTTTGTCCAGAACCACAGGACCTTTTAAAATTCCAGTG ATTAGTCCCTCCTCTGGCTGTGAATGTCTCAGTAATAGAAAAGATTTCCCTTCATTCTTTAGGACTACGTCTAGTGATTATTACCAGGGCAAAGCACTTGCACTTTTGGTCAAGCATTTAGGCTGGACTTGGGTCGGAGCTGTGAAAAGTGACAATGACTATGGAAACTATGGCATGGATAATTTTCTTAATGCAGCCAAGAAGGAGGAGATTTGTGTAGAGTACACTGTGAAATTCTACCGAACAGAGTCTGAAAAACTCCAGAAAGCGGtacaaataataaaacaagGTACAGCAAAGGTGATTGTTGCATTTGTTTCAATGTTCGAGATGGGACTACTAATAGATCAACTGAGTATTCAGAACATTACAGGCCTCCAAATGATTGGTGTGGTCGGATGGATAAGTTCTAAGACTTTGATCACTCCAAACAGTTTCCGTGTGATGGGAGGGTCACTGGGGTTCACAGTGAGAAAAATCCAAATTGAAGGGTTTTTAGATTATGTTAtaaaagcattctgggaaacaactCTTCCTTGCTCACAAAGAGATGATGTTTCATCTAAAGTTTTGTTAAATTGCAGCAAATATCAAGATCTGCTTATGCTAAGAAATTACAATGAAGATGTGCCTGAAGAAAGATATTTAAGTAATGTGTACAAAGCAGTGTATGCTGTGGCTTATGCACTACACAGTCTGCTGAAGTGCAAAGAACAAGAAGGTTGTGAAAAAGCCCTGACATTACAACCACAACAG GTGGTTGAAGCTCTGAAAAAGGTCAATTTTACAGTAAAGTTTGGAGATCATGTGTGGTTTGACAGCACTGGTGGTGTAGTGGCCCATTATGAAGTTGTGAACTGGCAGCAAGCCTCAGATGGGTCATTACAGTTTAAACCAGTGGGTTACTATGATGCCTCACTGCCCCCTGACCAGCGCTTTGTACTTAACACTGAAAACATAATCTGGGCTGGAGGACAGAGGGAg AAGCCAAGGTCTGTGTGCAGTGAGAGTTGTCCTCCAGGCACTAGGAAGGCCGCACAGAAAGGAAGACCTGTCTGCTGTTATGACTGTATTACATGTGCAGATGGAGAAATCAGTAATGAGACAG ATTCAAATAACTGTCAGCAGTGTCCAGAGGAATACTGGTCTAATACTGAGAACACTGAATGTGTGTTAAAGGCTGTAGAGTTTCTGTCATTCACAGAAGTTATGGGTATAGTGTTAGTCTTTTTCTCTCTGTTTGGAGTAGGAATAACTTTACTGGTGGCCATCCTGTTTTACAGTAAGAAGGACACTCCCATAGTAAAAGCCAACAACTCAGAGCTGAGCTtcctgttgctcttctcattgATTCTGTGTTTTCTCTGTTCACTTACTTTCATTGGTCGTCCCACTGAGTGGTCCTGTATGTTGCGTCACACAGCATTTGGGATCACTTTTGTCCTCTGTATCTCCTGTGTTCTGGGGAAAACAATAGTGGTGTTAATGGCATTCAAGGCCACACTTCCAGGAAGTAATGTCATGAAATGGTTTGGGCCTGCACAACAGAGACTCAGTGTTCTTGCCTTTACATTTGTACAAGTTCTTATCTGTGTGCTTTGGCTAACAATATCTCCTCCCTTCCCATATAAAAATATGAGATATTTCAAGGAGAAGATCATTCTTGAATGCAATCTGGGTTCTACTATTGGTTTTTCTGCTGTGTTGGGTTATATAGGCCTACTGGCTCTCCTGTGCTTTATTTTGGCTTTTCTGGCTCGGACGCTGCCTGATAACTTCAATGAAGCTAAATTCATCACATTCAGTATGCTCATATTCTGTGCTGTATGGATCACATTTATCCCATCTTATGTCAGTTCTCCTGGAAAATTTACTGTAGCTGTGGAGATATTTGCTATTTTAGCATCAAGCTTTAGTTTACTTTTCTGCATATTTTTTCCTAAATGTTACATCATCCTGTTTAAGCCTGAACAAAATACAAAGCAACATTTGATGGGGAAAACACAAACTAAGTGA